From Candidatus Paceibacterota bacterium, one genomic window encodes:
- the waaF gene encoding lipopolysaccharide heptosyltransferase II, translating to MKILILKPSSLGDVVHALPVLRLIKRHLPGSEVHWWIDSNLAPLLEGDPDLASVVRFERQRWASPRHWAEMWRSVRWLRRQCFDWVIDLQSLLRSGVFAWLANGRLSIGLDEPREGARGFYDHIVRRPSALTHAADWYLRVLPILGVPVDGEVASLPERPAVAESVRRKWPAARGRWIILQPGARWPTKRWPVESFTELVRLLAPANPEFQFAVLGGEDGRPLGEAIAQAAPARCLDLTGRLSLPEMVEWIRLAELMVSNDTGPLHVAAALGKPVVALFGPTEPRRTGPYRQLDHVLQLNLPCVPCFKQRCRYVKPFECLRAIPPAAVFEAVQKRLGQA from the coding sequence GTGAAGATTCTGATTCTCAAGCCCAGCTCGCTCGGCGATGTGGTGCACGCCTTGCCGGTGCTGCGGTTGATCAAGCGGCATCTGCCCGGCAGCGAAGTCCACTGGTGGATTGATTCGAACCTGGCGCCGCTGTTGGAGGGAGACCCGGATTTGGCGAGCGTGGTGCGTTTTGAACGCCAGCGCTGGGCCTCGCCGCGGCACTGGGCCGAAATGTGGCGCAGTGTGCGCTGGCTGCGGCGGCAGTGTTTTGACTGGGTGATTGACTTGCAGAGTCTTTTGCGCTCGGGGGTGTTCGCCTGGCTGGCCAACGGGCGGCTGTCAATTGGCCTGGACGAGCCGCGCGAAGGCGCGCGCGGGTTTTATGATCACATTGTGCGGCGTCCCTCGGCCCTCACTCATGCGGCGGACTGGTACCTGCGCGTGCTGCCAATCCTGGGCGTGCCGGTGGACGGGGAGGTCGCATCGCTGCCGGAGCGCCCGGCGGTGGCCGAGTCGGTGCGGCGAAAGTGGCCGGCCGCCAGAGGCCGGTGGATCATCCTCCAGCCCGGGGCGCGCTGGCCAACCAAGCGCTGGCCGGTCGAGTCTTTCACCGAGTTGGTGCGGCTCCTGGCCCCGGCCAACCCGGAGTTTCAGTTTGCAGTGCTCGGCGGGGAGGACGGGCGGCCGCTGGGCGAGGCAATCGCGCAGGCTGCTCCGGCGCGCTGCCTGGATTTGACCGGGCGCCTTTCGCTGCCGGAAATGGTCGAGTGGATACGGCTTGCTGAGCTGATGGTCAGCAACGACACCGGGCCGTTGCATGTCGCTGCCGCGCTGGGCAAACCGGTGGTCGCGTTGTTCGGCCCCACTGAGCCGCGCCGCACCGGGCCCTACCGCCAGCTCGATCATGTGCTGCAGTTGAACCTCCCCTGCGTTCCCTGCTTCAAACAGCGCTGCCGCTATGTGAAGCCCTTCGAGTGCTTGCGCGCCATCCCGCCGGCCGCCGTCTTCGAGGCAGTGCAGAAGCGACTGGGACAAGCGTGA
- a CDS encoding metallophosphoesterase family protein: MKFAIIADIHANLEAFTVVLEDIKQQKCTHYACLGDVVGYNANPRECLAIVRKMNIPVVKGNHDEYCSTDGPLDGFNPAAAEAVNWTRKQLTADDRQWLRDLKYVRMVTNFTIVHATLDAPQRWGYVFDKLAAATSFTYQNTSICFFGHTHVPVAFIRDHVVRGGTYSKFKVEAGKKYFVNVGAIGQPRDNNPKAAYVVYDADEGTIELRRLEYDIASAQRKILDAGLPPRLAERLAYGK, encoded by the coding sequence ATGAAGTTTGCAATCATAGCGGACATCCACGCCAACCTCGAGGCGTTCACGGTTGTATTGGAGGATATCAAGCAGCAGAAGTGCACGCATTACGCCTGCCTGGGCGATGTGGTCGGCTATAACGCCAACCCGCGGGAGTGCCTCGCGATCGTCCGCAAGATGAATATCCCGGTCGTGAAGGGCAACCACGACGAGTATTGCTCGACTGACGGGCCGCTGGATGGATTCAACCCGGCGGCGGCGGAGGCGGTGAACTGGACGCGCAAGCAATTGACGGCGGACGACCGGCAGTGGCTGCGGGACTTGAAGTATGTCCGCATGGTCACCAATTTCACGATTGTGCACGCCACGCTCGATGCCCCGCAGCGCTGGGGCTATGTCTTTGACAAGCTGGCCGCGGCGACCAGTTTCACCTACCAGAACACGAGCATTTGTTTCTTTGGCCACACGCATGTGCCGGTGGCGTTCATCCGCGACCACGTGGTGCGGGGCGGCACGTACTCCAAGTTCAAGGTGGAGGCCGGGAAGAAGTATTTTGTGAACGTCGGCGCCATCGGGCAGCCGCGAGATAATAATCCCAAGGCCGCTTACGTGGTCTATGACGCGGACGAGGGGACCATCGAGCTGCGGCGGTTGGAATATGACATCGCGAGCGCCCAGAGGAAGATCCTGGATGCGGGCCTGCCGCCGCGCCTGGCCGAGCGTCTGGCCTACGGCAAGTAG
- a CDS encoding acylphosphatase, which translates to MHILYSGQVQGVGFRYTVKSVAAGYDVTGSVRNLPNGRVELVAEGAKDELETFRQAIRESGMDHFIRQEEVSWHEAGNEFRGFEIVR; encoded by the coding sequence ATGCATATTCTTTACTCGGGCCAGGTGCAGGGGGTCGGGTTTCGTTACACCGTTAAGTCGGTGGCGGCCGGGTACGATGTGACCGGCTCCGTGCGCAACCTGCCAAACGGCAGGGTGGAACTGGTCGCCGAAGGCGCCAAAGACGAATTGGAAACGTTTCGGCAGGCGATACGGGAGTCGGGCATGGATCATTTTATCCGACAGGAAGAGGTTTCGTGGCACGAAGCCGGGAACGAGTTTCGCGGGTTTGAAATAGTTAGATAG
- a CDS encoding choice-of-anchor Q domain-containing protein, producing the protein MKRNAFLLAAGSLVCAALAASATTRYVNLKNPAPAPPYTSWSGAATNIQHAIDQAVAGDEILVTNGVYATGGRTVFGTMTNRVAINKAVTVRSVNGPLLTIIEGRVVAGTTNGDGAIRCVYVGPNAVLSGFTLTNGHTRADGDYYQEQSGGGAWCETSGVVTNCTLSGNSAYYSGGGAYSGILKNCNLNGNSADYGGGASGGTLNNCALSGNSASEDGGGASNATLNNCTLSGNSSYYGGGAYDATLNNCALSGNSARSDGGGAAYGTLNNCTLSGNSACHSGGGAYYGTLNNCIVYYNWARESPDHYDCTFNYSCTTPLPEGEGNMDAEPLLASAIHLSAQSPCIGAGSSDYTQGVDIDGESWLEQPCMGADQFVGGQATGGLTMKITAACTNVTTGLAVAFAGEISGHATASAWDFGDGVAVSNRPYASHAWALPGLYQVRCTGYNDSSPGGVSASVWVRVGAREVYYVNGANAAPAHPYTNWLGAATNIQSAIDAGKQMGRLVLVADGVYADGGRAVHGQMTNRVVVPEWVEVRSVNGPLLTVIEGRAVAGTTNGDGAIRCVYVGRNAVLSGFTLTNGHTRTAGDDDSERSGGAAWCEWSAVVSNCTLSGNSAYYYGGGACHGTLNTCTLSTNSAQSGGGTFGGTLNHCTLSGNSAATGGGASSGILNNCILSGNLASDYGGGASWVTLNNCTLTGNSAYESGGGTLSSILSNCTLIGNSAYKSGGGATDSTLNNCALIGNSASAYGGGASYGTLNNCTLSGNSATYGGGAYRGILDNCIVHYNSAPESPNHYDCTFNYSCTTPLPMGTGNFTDEPRFVNTNEWSNLRLQTNSPCINAGSNDYAPGLTDLDGRPRIIGTSVDVGAYEFQGPGMNEFTAWLGQHGLPTDGSCDYADSDTDGHNNWQEWRCQTDPTNALSALRLLSASPAGADVTVTWESVAGVGYYLLRSTNLSAQPPFALVATNLAGQAGATSYTDTNAASLAPLYYRIGTGNYIAPAPAAPKLELRFDAASGMLELSWAATGFRLQAQTNHPGVGLTAKWYDYPGGTNSPVTVPANPAAGSIFYRLAWP; encoded by the coding sequence ATGAAACGAAACGCCTTCTTACTGGCAGCGGGCAGCCTCGTATGCGCGGCGCTCGCGGCGTCGGCCACGACCCGCTATGTGAATCTTAAGAACCCCGCGCCGGCTCCGCCCTATACGAGCTGGTCCGGCGCCGCCACCAACATCCAGCACGCCATAGACCAGGCGGTGGCGGGAGATGAAATTCTCGTCACCAACGGTGTCTATGCCACGGGCGGCCGGACCGTGTTCGGCACGATGACCAATCGCGTGGCCATCAACAAAGCCGTGACGGTGCGCAGTGTCAACGGCCCGCTGCTGACAATCATCGAAGGCCGCGTGGTGGCGGGGACCACGAACGGGGATGGGGCGATTCGGTGCGTGTATGTGGGGCCCAACGCGGTGCTGAGCGGGTTTACCTTGACCAACGGCCACACGCGAGCCGATGGGGACTATTACCAGGAACAGAGCGGTGGCGGAGCATGGTGTGAGACGTCCGGGGTGGTCACCAACTGCACCTTGAGCGGCAACTCGGCCTACTACTCTGGCGGCGGGGCGTATTCTGGCATCCTCAAAAACTGCAACTTGAATGGCAACTCGGCCGACTATGGCGGCGGGGCGTCCGGTGGCACCCTAAACAATTGCGCCTTGAGCGGCAATTCGGCTTCCGAAGACGGCGGCGGGGCGAGTAATGCCACCTTGAACAATTGCACCTTGAGCGGCAACTCGTCCTACTACGGCGGTGGAGCATATGATGCCACCCTGAACAACTGCGCCTTGAGCGGCAACTCGGCCCGCTCCGATGGCGGCGGGGCAGCTTATGGCACCTTGAACAACTGCACCCTGAGCGGCAACTCGGCCTGCCACTCTGGCGGCGGGGCGTATTACGGCACCCTGAACAACTGCATTGTCTATTACAATTGGGCTCGCGAGAGCCCAGACCATTACGACTGCACTTTCAACTATTCCTGCACCACACCGCTGCCAGAGGGTGAGGGCAATATGGATGCGGAGCCGCTGCTGGCCTCTGCAATTCATCTTTCGGCTCAGTCTCCCTGCATTGGAGCTGGCAGCAGCGACTACACTCAGGGGGTGGACATTGACGGGGAGAGTTGGCTGGAACAGCCTTGCATGGGAGCCGACCAGTTTGTGGGGGGCCAGGCCACCGGAGGATTGACCATGAAGATAACCGCTGCCTGCACCAACGTCACCACGGGTTTGGCGGTGGCGTTTGCGGGGGAAATCAGCGGCCATGCGACCGCCAGCGCATGGGATTTCGGGGATGGGGTGGCGGTGAGCAACCGGCCCTACGCCAGCCATGCCTGGGCGCTGCCCGGGCTGTATCAGGTTCGGTGCACCGGCTACAACGACAGTAGCCCCGGCGGGGTGAGCGCGAGCGTATGGGTGCGGGTGGGGGCGCGGGAGGTGTATTACGTGAATGGTGCGAACGCCGCGCCGGCGCATCCGTATACGAACTGGCTCGGTGCCGCGACCAACATTCAGTCGGCGATAGACGCCGGGAAGCAGATGGGGCGGTTGGTGCTGGTGGCCGACGGAGTCTATGCAGACGGGGGCCGGGCGGTTCACGGACAGATGACCAACCGGGTGGTGGTGCCGGAGTGGGTGGAAGTCCGCAGCGTCAACGGCCCGCTGCTGACAGTGATCGAAGGGCGCGCGGTGGCGGGGACGACGAATGGGGATGGGGCGATTCGGTGCGTGTATGTGGGGCGCAACGCGGTGCTGAGCGGGTTTACCTTGACCAACGGCCACACGCGGACGGCTGGGGACGATGACAGCGAGCGAAGCGGAGGCGCAGCATGGTGTGAGTGGTCGGCTGTGGTCAGCAACTGCACCTTGAGCGGCAACTCGGCCTATTACTATGGAGGCGGGGCGTGTCATGGCACCCTAAACACCTGCACCCTGAGCACCAACTCGGCACAGAGTGGCGGCGGGACGTTTGGTGGCACCCTGAACCACTGCACCTTGAGCGGCAACTCGGCCGCCACTGGCGGCGGGGCCAGTTCAGGTATCTTGAACAACTGCATCTTGAGCGGCAACTTGGCCTCCGACTATGGTGGCGGAGCGTCCTGGGTGACTCTGAACAACTGCACCTTGACTGGCAACTCGGCCTACGAATCTGGCGGCGGGACGCTTTCCAGCATCCTGAGCAACTGCACCTTGATCGGCAACTCGGCCTACAAATCTGGCGGCGGGGCGACTGATAGCACCCTGAACAACTGCGCCTTGATCGGCAACTCGGCCTCCGCCTATGGCGGCGGGGCGTCTTATGGCACCCTGAACAACTGCACCTTGAGCGGCAACTCGGCCACATATGGTGGCGGGGCGTATCGAGGCATCCTGGACAACTGCATTGTGCATTACAACTCGGCTCCCGAGAGCCCAAACCACTACGACTGCACTTTCAACTATTCGTGCACGACGCCGCTGCCCATGGGCACGGGCAATTTCACCGATGAGCCCCGGTTTGTGAACACCAATGAATGGAGCAATCTGCGTCTCCAAACCAACTCCCCCTGCATCAACGCGGGCAGTAACGACTACGCACCCGGCCTGACCGATTTGGACGGCCGGCCACGCATCATCGGCACCAGCGTGGACGTCGGCGCCTATGAGTTTCAAGGCCCCGGCATGAACGAATTCACCGCCTGGCTCGGGCAACATGGCCTGCCCACTGACGGTTCCTGCGACTACGCGGACAGCGACACTGACGGCCACAACAACTGGCAGGAGTGGCGGTGCCAGACCGACCCCACCAACGCGCTCTCGGCGTTGCGCCTGTTGTCCGCGTCGCCTGCCGGGGCCGACGTGACGGTGACTTGGGAAAGCGTGGCCGGAGTGGGCTATTACCTGTTGCGCAGCACCAACCTGTCGGCGCAACCGCCGTTCGCGTTGGTGGCGACTAACCTGGCGGGCCAGGCCGGCGCCACCAGTTACACGGACACGAATGCGGCGAGCCTGGCCCCGCTCTACTACCGGATCGGAACGGGGAACTACATTGCCCCCGCGCCTGCGGCGCCGAAGCTGGAGTTACGGTTCGACGCCGCATCCGGAATGCTGGAACTGAGCTGGGCGGCGACGGGCTTCCGCCTGCAAGCGCAGACCAACCACCCGGGAGTTGGGCTGACCGCAAAGTGGTACGACTATCCGGGCGGGACGAACAGCCCGGTGACGGTGCCGGCTAACCCGGCAGCCGGGTCAATCTTCTACCGCCTGGCATGGCCGTAG
- a CDS encoding FkbM family methyltransferase, translating to MKHLSECECLRIIEQLKKLPAPVFYGGSGVKQALAWRRLALKLAWRKVISFADVLRPAFLSPTTKNPAMIRIRDTVCNGYVTGWIEKSVAGEYDGVEIFGKLASPPASNGKSWEDFLALYDQVVLQDQYSARELLKPDSVVIDGGANVGLFTLLASHLTPKGRVYAFEPAKLTSTALKQNTKDCKNVEVFALGLGDRVRKAEMMVHEACLSGSTLSDSGMTVHGAEKGDLVPEEVSITTIDEFAQGHKLEKLDFIKVDAEGYEKQILRGAADTIRRFRPILAVSAYHFPNDRTDIVSLVGSITPGYRHTFSSRAEEDLIFLPQPAS from the coding sequence ATGAAGCATCTGTCGGAATGTGAGTGTTTGCGGATAATCGAGCAGTTGAAGAAACTGCCCGCGCCCGTCTTCTACGGGGGCAGTGGCGTCAAGCAGGCGCTGGCGTGGCGGCGGCTGGCGCTGAAACTCGCCTGGCGCAAGGTCATATCCTTCGCGGACGTCCTGCGGCCGGCCTTCCTGTCGCCCACGACAAAGAATCCCGCCATGATCCGGATCAGGGATACGGTGTGCAATGGATACGTGACCGGCTGGATCGAGAAGTCTGTCGCCGGCGAATACGACGGGGTCGAGATCTTTGGCAAGCTGGCTTCCCCGCCCGCGAGCAACGGAAAGTCATGGGAAGATTTCCTGGCGCTCTATGATCAGGTCGTGCTGCAAGACCAGTATTCCGCCAGGGAACTCCTGAAGCCGGACAGCGTGGTAATTGATGGCGGGGCGAATGTGGGATTGTTCACGCTGCTGGCTTCCCACCTGACCCCGAAGGGGAGGGTGTATGCGTTCGAGCCGGCGAAACTGACCTCCACCGCGCTCAAGCAGAACACCAAAGACTGCAAGAATGTGGAGGTGTTCGCGCTGGGGCTGGGGGACCGGGTGCGGAAGGCCGAGATGATGGTGCATGAAGCCTGCCTTTCCGGCAGCACACTCAGCGATAGCGGCATGACGGTGCACGGGGCGGAGAAGGGAGACCTTGTGCCCGAGGAGGTGTCTATCACGACAATTGATGAGTTCGCACAGGGGCACAAGCTGGAGAAACTGGATTTCATCAAGGTTGATGCCGAAGGGTACGAGAAACAGATTCTGCGGGGAGCCGCGGACACGATCCGGCGCTTCCGGCCCATCCTGGCCGTGTCGGCCTATCACTTCCCGAATGATAGAACCGACATCGTAAGCCTGGTGGGGAGCATCACCCCGGGATACCGCCATACTTTCTCCAGCCGGGCGGAGGAAGACTTGATCTTCCTGCCCCAACCGGCGAGCTAA
- a CDS encoding polysaccharide biosynthesis/export family protein, with the protein MNQSKTGRKGPPLARRQFGFVLLCLLLCLGFLFRNGWKPGHTVFSNDGPLGAISARYASFSEEGAWSASWQDLTWLGGAGPGPSPNITNALGYVCGPLLHSKIYAPVALLFLGLSAWFCFRQWKFSPLACLLGALAASLNSDFFSTACWGVAAQPISFGLDFLALAALADETSPRRWLRVVLAGFAVGLAVMEAFDIGALFSLVVAVFVLFQAWAGAGVAAQRLVRGVVRVALVAGCAAFMAASVVTGLVSTQILGITGTQQDQRTKWERWDWATQWSLPKSETLSLIVPGLFGFRMDTPEGGSYWGACGRDPAWDRYFDGGPLRVGDGVSITSGQSSKPIAQQQIRDDGNITLPTIGEVKAAGRTPAELQQEIIKQYPQLAAAELAVAMEAPPGPIRYGGGGLYTGVLVVVIALWAVFQGLRRENSPFSPGERKFIQFWSGMALVCALLGSGRFAPFYQLFYSLPYASTIRNPSKFYHVVEWILVILFAYGVHGISRLCLDTPGAVLRGLSSHLRSWWAKAATFDKAWIIGSAIALAASLVAWRTYSASRRLLEAHLQEVRLEPALAEITAQFSIRQAGWFVVLLALALSLVALILTGYFSGRRARLGGILLGVLLVADLGRANIPWVVTWDWVRKYASNPVIDLLREKPHEQRVAILPFIAPEQLSLFNNLYEIEWKQQLFQYYNIQSLDIIMMPRVAEDYAGFEGALIFDRTTNTQHRMARRWQLTNTRYLLGAAGFLDVLNQQVDPLQHRFHIKTRFDITAKPGIPRPTGLDQLTAVINPDGQYAVFEFTGALPRAKLFANWQVSTNDQATLKELGSAEFDPARTVLVADPLSPPASGSATNQIPGTVEITGYAPKHIVLQAKADCPAVLLLNDRFHPDWKVFVDGKPEKLLRCNYVMRGVYLQVGSHAVEFRFAPPMTPLCVSAAAGVLAVLLLGYLVVGGRKDTVPDSTDARPPAKQPRPAK; encoded by the coding sequence ATGAATCAGTCCAAGACAGGGCGCAAGGGCCCGCCATTGGCTCGCCGCCAGTTTGGCTTTGTGCTTCTGTGCCTGCTGCTGTGCCTGGGGTTTCTGTTTCGGAATGGCTGGAAGCCGGGCCATACGGTGTTTTCGAATGATGGCCCCTTGGGTGCGATCAGCGCGCGATACGCCAGCTTCTCTGAGGAAGGCGCCTGGTCCGCTTCCTGGCAGGATTTGACCTGGCTTGGCGGCGCGGGTCCGGGGCCTTCGCCTAACATCACCAACGCGCTGGGTTATGTCTGCGGCCCGCTCTTGCACTCCAAGATTTACGCCCCCGTTGCCCTTTTGTTCCTGGGGCTCAGCGCCTGGTTTTGTTTCCGGCAGTGGAAGTTCTCGCCACTGGCCTGCCTGCTGGGGGCGCTTGCCGCCAGCCTGAATTCGGACTTCTTCTCCACCGCCTGCTGGGGGGTGGCGGCGCAACCCATTAGTTTCGGGCTCGATTTCCTGGCGCTGGCAGCGCTGGCCGACGAGACCTCGCCCCGCCGGTGGCTGCGGGTAGTCCTGGCTGGCTTCGCCGTCGGCCTGGCCGTGATGGAGGCCTTCGATATCGGTGCCCTCTTTAGCCTGGTGGTCGCAGTGTTCGTTCTGTTCCAGGCCTGGGCCGGGGCAGGTGTGGCAGCGCAAAGGCTGGTTCGGGGGGTGGTGCGCGTCGCGCTGGTGGCCGGGTGCGCCGCGTTCATGGCGGCCTCAGTGGTGACCGGGTTGGTCAGCACCCAAATCCTGGGCATTACCGGCACGCAGCAGGACCAAAGAACCAAGTGGGAGCGTTGGGACTGGGCTACTCAATGGAGCCTGCCCAAGAGCGAAACCCTCAGCCTGATCGTGCCGGGACTGTTTGGCTTTCGCATGGACACGCCCGAGGGCGGCAGCTATTGGGGCGCCTGCGGACGGGACCCCGCCTGGGACAGGTACTTTGACGGAGGCCCACTGCGAGTCGGCGACGGCGTCAGCATCACTTCCGGGCAGTCGTCCAAACCAATTGCCCAGCAACAGATTCGGGACGACGGCAACATCACTCTGCCCACTATTGGCGAAGTAAAGGCAGCGGGCAGGACGCCAGCCGAGTTGCAGCAAGAGATTATCAAGCAGTACCCGCAGTTGGCTGCCGCGGAGCTGGCGGTGGCGATGGAAGCTCCGCCGGGGCCCATCCGTTACGGCGGCGGCGGCCTCTACACCGGGGTGCTCGTGGTGGTGATTGCCCTCTGGGCCGTGTTTCAGGGCCTGCGGAGGGAGAACTCGCCGTTCTCGCCGGGGGAGCGGAAGTTCATCCAGTTCTGGAGCGGCATGGCCCTGGTCTGCGCGCTGTTGGGTTCTGGCCGTTTTGCGCCATTCTACCAGTTATTCTATTCGCTGCCGTACGCCTCCACCATCCGCAACCCGTCCAAGTTCTACCACGTGGTCGAGTGGATCCTGGTGATTCTCTTTGCTTACGGCGTGCACGGAATAAGCCGGTTGTGCCTGGACACACCTGGAGCTGTGTTGCGAGGTCTGTCCTCGCACCTGCGGAGCTGGTGGGCGAAGGCTGCGACCTTCGACAAGGCCTGGATAATCGGCTCGGCAATTGCCCTGGCGGCGAGCCTGGTGGCGTGGCGGACTTACTCCGCCTCGCGCCGTCTCCTGGAGGCTCACCTGCAGGAGGTTCGTTTGGAACCGGCCCTGGCCGAGATAACCGCGCAATTCAGCATCCGGCAAGCCGGATGGTTTGTGGTTCTGCTGGCTTTGGCGCTTAGCCTGGTCGCGCTGATTCTGACCGGGTATTTCAGCGGGCGGCGCGCCCGGCTGGGAGGCATTCTGCTTGGGGTGCTCCTGGTGGCGGATTTGGGACGGGCCAACATCCCCTGGGTCGTCACCTGGGATTGGGTGCGGAAATACGCCAGCAACCCGGTGATTGATCTGCTGCGGGAGAAGCCGCACGAGCAACGGGTGGCGATACTGCCCTTTATCGCGCCAGAGCAGCTTTCGCTCTTCAACAATCTATACGAGATTGAGTGGAAGCAGCAGCTCTTCCAGTACTATAACATCCAGTCCCTGGACATCATTATGATGCCCCGCGTGGCGGAGGATTACGCGGGTTTCGAGGGCGCGCTGATCTTCGACCGCACGACGAATACCCAGCATCGTATGGCCCGCCGCTGGCAGCTCACCAATACGCGGTATTTGCTCGGAGCGGCCGGGTTTCTGGACGTGCTCAACCAGCAAGTTGATCCCCTCCAGCACCGGTTTCACATCAAGACCAGGTTCGATATCACGGCTAAACCCGGCATTCCGCGGCCCACCGGCCTGGACCAACTCACGGCGGTCATCAACCCGGACGGCCAATATGCAGTGTTCGAGTTCACCGGCGCGCTGCCGCGGGCGAAGCTCTTTGCGAACTGGCAGGTCAGCACCAACGACCAGGCGACGCTCAAGGAACTTGGCAGCGCGGAGTTTGACCCGGCGCGGACCGTGCTGGTGGCCGATCCGCTGTCCCCGCCGGCTTCCGGGAGCGCAACCAATCAGATTCCCGGCACCGTGGAGATAACCGGCTATGCGCCCAAGCATATTGTTTTGCAGGCCAAAGCCGACTGCCCCGCAGTGCTGCTGTTGAACGACCGGTTTCACCCCGACTGGAAGGTGTTCGTGGACGGCAAACCGGAGAAGCTGCTGCGCTGCAATTACGTGATGCGCGGCGTCTATTTGCAGGTGGGCTCCCACGCCGTTGAGTTTCGGTTCGCTCCGCCGATGACCCCGCTCTGCGTCAGCGCGGCGGCGGGGGTGCTGGCGGTGTTGCTGCTTGGCTATCTGGTTGTCGGCGGCCGGAAAGACACAGTGCCGGATTCAACCGACGCACGACCGCCTGCAAAGCAACCTCGACCAGCCAAGTAG
- a CDS encoding NUDIX domain-containing protein produces the protein MTFGSEKTSATTIKVGVAVLVEDASGALLMDLRRDCGLWGFPGGRLETGESLADAALRETREETGFEVSLTGLQGVYSEPEGRIVTYDDNGDERHLVDVVFTARIVSGELACSHESLRMEFFPRNHFPPVETMAPPTLPILEDYLKGVKGAIR, from the coding sequence ATGACTTTTGGTTCGGAGAAGACAAGCGCGACCACTATCAAAGTGGGCGTTGCAGTGCTCGTTGAGGACGCTTCGGGAGCGCTGCTTATGGATTTAAGACGGGATTGCGGGCTGTGGGGGTTTCCCGGCGGGCGCCTGGAAACGGGCGAGTCGCTGGCCGACGCGGCACTGCGGGAAACCCGGGAAGAAACCGGCTTCGAGGTCTCCCTGACCGGTCTGCAAGGGGTTTACAGTGAACCGGAGGGCCGCATCGTGACTTATGACGACAACGGGGACGAGCGGCACCTGGTGGATGTGGTGTTCACGGCGCGAATTGTGAGTGGAGAGCTGGCCTGCAGCCACGAAAGCCTCCGCATGGAGTTCTTTCCCCGAAATCACTTTCCGCCCGTCGAAACGATGGCCCCGCCAACCCTGCCAATCCTCGAAGACTACCTCAAGGGCGTGAAGGGCGCCATTCGATGA
- a CDS encoding kinase, with translation MVISRTPYRISFFGGGTDYPAWYRQHGGCVLAATINKYCYLTCRYLPPFFEHRTRVMYSIIEMCQTVEEIQHPSVRETLRYLKIDRGMEIHHDGDLPSRSGMGSSSAFTVGLFHALTALKGQIVSKKQLASEAIYLEQEVLKETVGSQDQVCAAYGGVNRITFLQNGGFSVQPLTLSHARLGELNSHLMLFYTGVKRTASDIAASYASCADKKRVSLLRRMQEYVDQSSAVLGSDQDIIAFGELLHQTWLAKRGLSDKVSNPRVDALYEAARSAGAIGGKLLGAGGGGFLLFFVPPERQKKVRQQLSKLIHVPFEFEFSGSQIIFFDLEEDFARHDKVRARQQIEAFREWNAEPPRSPA, from the coding sequence GTGGTAATCAGCCGCACACCTTACCGCATCTCGTTCTTCGGCGGGGGTACTGATTATCCAGCGTGGTACCGCCAGCATGGCGGCTGCGTTCTGGCGGCCACCATTAACAAGTACTGCTACCTGACCTGCCGTTACCTGCCCCCGTTCTTCGAGCACCGAACCCGGGTGATGTACTCCATCATCGAGATGTGCCAAACGGTGGAGGAAATCCAGCACCCTTCGGTGCGTGAAACCCTGCGGTATCTGAAGATTGACCGCGGCATGGAGATTCACCACGACGGCGACTTGCCAAGCCGAAGCGGGATGGGCTCCAGTTCGGCCTTCACAGTCGGCCTGTTCCACGCCCTGACGGCCCTTAAGGGCCAGATTGTCAGCAAAAAGCAACTGGCCTCCGAAGCCATTTACCTTGAGCAAGAGGTGCTCAAGGAGACCGTCGGTTCGCAGGACCAGGTGTGCGCCGCCTACGGCGGCGTCAACCGAATCACTTTCCTGCAGAATGGCGGCTTTTCCGTCCAACCGCTCACCCTCTCGCACGCGCGCCTCGGCGAGCTGAATTCGCACCTGATGCTGTTCTACACCGGTGTCAAACGCACCGCGTCCGATATCGCCGCCAGCTACGCCTCCTGCGCCGACAAGAAGCGGGTCTCCCTGCTGCGCCGGATGCAGGAATACGTGGACCAAAGCAGCGCCGTCCTGGGCAGCGACCAGGACATTATCGCCTTCGGCGAATTGCTGCACCAGACCTGGCTCGCCAAACGCGGCCTGAGCGACAAGGTTTCCAACCCGCGGGTGGATGCGCTTTACGAGGCCGCCCGCTCCGCCGGGGCCATCGGCGGCAAGCTCCTCGGCGCGGGCGGCGGCGGGTTCCTCCTGTTCTTCGTCCCGCCGGAACGCCAGAAGAAGGTCCGGCAGCAGCTCAGCAAGCTGATCCATGTGCCCTTTGAATTCGAGTTTTCCGGAAGCCAGATTATCTTCTTCGACCTGGAAGAGGACTTCGCCCGGCACGACAAGGTTCGCGCCCGGCAGCAGATCGAAGCATTCCGTGAGTGGAACGCCGAGCCTCCCAGGTCGCCGGCCTGA